The Thermoclostridium stercorarium subsp. stercorarium DSM 8532 genome contains a region encoding:
- a CDS encoding Mur ligase family protein produces MLMNRLINKILFYLALFIGKAAIHLLRITGRGGTSLPGKLAMAVCPEILRILGSKYRIIMVTGTNGKTTTSRIIEQILTENQIKYVSNKSGANLLSGLVTTLISDVRLNGLPTSATALLEVDEAAFRAASKYVHPAVLVVTNFFRDQLDRYGELYTTVERVREGILNSPETTLILNGDDSLCASLGRNVNNPVIYYGMDKPEETGEEKGAYENNDASFCLYCKTRYEYLYHIYSHLGHFKCPGCGYERPEPLVHVVRVPAMTGEFSVAVIGTPSGNFEAHINLPGLYNIYNALAAVTFAEVLGFSHEKTIKALAHFESGFGRMESIPLGDKNIQVILIKNPTGLSQVLKYLATVEKKSVICFMINDRLADGTDISWLYDVDFEPLREIQNRVSRIFVSGTRAEDMAVCLKYAGIFTDSITIEKNNRIMLDSALNMLNAGETLYILPTYTALLDIRKLLKKRFKLKNFWQ; encoded by the coding sequence ATGTTAATGAACAGATTAATAAACAAAATACTGTTTTATTTGGCACTTTTCATCGGTAAAGCCGCAATACACCTGCTGCGTATTACCGGCCGGGGCGGTACAAGCCTTCCGGGCAAGCTTGCAATGGCCGTTTGCCCTGAAATTCTCAGAATTCTCGGCTCAAAATACAGAATAATCATGGTTACCGGTACAAACGGAAAAACCACCACTTCCAGAATTATAGAACAGATTTTGACTGAAAACCAGATTAAATATGTTTCAAACAAATCCGGGGCCAATCTGTTAAGCGGCCTTGTAACAACTCTTATTTCGGATGTCAGGCTCAACGGTTTGCCTACGTCGGCCACTGCCCTGCTGGAAGTGGATGAAGCCGCTTTTCGTGCGGCTTCGAAATATGTACATCCTGCCGTACTGGTGGTTACAAATTTTTTCAGGGATCAGCTTGACAGGTACGGTGAACTGTACACTACCGTGGAAAGAGTCAGGGAAGGCATATTAAACAGCCCTGAGACAACGTTGATACTGAACGGCGATGATTCACTTTGTGCGTCGCTGGGCAGAAATGTCAATAATCCGGTCATTTATTACGGTATGGATAAGCCGGAGGAAACCGGCGAAGAAAAAGGCGCATACGAAAATAACGATGCTTCATTCTGTTTATACTGCAAGACCAGATATGAATACCTGTATCATATTTACAGCCACCTGGGGCATTTCAAATGTCCGGGATGTGGATATGAACGTCCTGAGCCGCTGGTGCACGTTGTAAGGGTACCCGCAATGACCGGCGAGTTTTCGGTGGCGGTTATCGGTACTCCTTCGGGAAATTTCGAGGCCCATATAAACCTGCCCGGCCTGTACAATATTTACAATGCCCTTGCCGCCGTTACCTTTGCCGAAGTGCTTGGGTTCTCCCATGAAAAAACAATAAAGGCGCTCGCTCATTTCGAAAGCGGCTTCGGGCGCATGGAATCTATCCCGTTGGGGGACAAGAACATACAGGTCATTTTAATTAAAAATCCCACCGGCTTAAGCCAGGTATTGAAATATCTTGCAACGGTTGAGAAAAAATCGGTGATCTGCTTTATGATTAACGACAGGCTTGCGGACGGAACAGATATTTCTTGGCTTTACGACGTGGATTTCGAGCCGCTGAGGGAAATTCAAAACCGCGTGTCGAGAATTTTCGTATCGGGCACACGGGCCGAGGATATGGCTGTGTGCCTCAAATATGCGGGTATTTTCACCGACAGTATAACGATTGAGAAAAATAACCGCATAATGCTTGACTCAGCCCTTAACATGCTTAATGCGGGCGAAACCCTTTATATACTTCCGACGTATACTGCGTTGCTGGATATAAGGAAACTGCTGAAAAAAAGATTTAAACTGAAGAATTTCTGGCAGTGA
- a CDS encoding type 1 glutamine amidotransferase — translation MYEISICHLYPDLLNLYGDYGNIQALVRRLEWRGINVQVHPVSIGDPFEPEKYDIVFIGGGQDFEQDILHKDLLTVKKKPLIEAVECGTVFLCICGGYQLMGQYYKLSNGTEIECLGAMNHWTIGHEKRLTGNLVFRIDGLNQQPDSLVVGFENHSGKTYLGDGVTPLGKVVYGYGNNGEDGYEGARYKNVFCSYSHGSLLPKNPGLTDELITIALKRKYRDFVSLQPLNDRIEMLARESMIKRLLKK, via the coding sequence ATGTATGAAATCAGCATTTGCCATCTATATCCCGATCTTCTGAATTTGTACGGTGATTACGGAAATATTCAGGCTCTGGTCAGAAGACTTGAATGGCGTGGAATTAATGTGCAGGTTCACCCTGTTTCAATCGGCGACCCGTTTGAGCCGGAAAAATATGACATTGTTTTTATCGGCGGTGGTCAGGACTTTGAACAGGATATTCTGCACAAGGACCTTCTGACTGTTAAAAAGAAACCGCTCATTGAAGCAGTGGAATGCGGAACGGTTTTTCTGTGCATTTGCGGCGGTTATCAGTTGATGGGGCAATATTATAAACTCAGCAACGGTACCGAAATCGAATGCCTCGGTGCCATGAATCACTGGACGATAGGTCATGAAAAGCGCCTTACAGGGAACCTGGTATTCAGGATTGACGGCCTGAATCAACAGCCCGACAGTCTGGTTGTGGGTTTTGAAAACCATTCGGGAAAAACTTATCTTGGCGACGGGGTAACGCCTCTCGGAAAAGTGGTCTACGGCTATGGCAATAACGGTGAAGACGGATACGAAGGCGCAAGGTATAAAAACGTTTTCTGTTCATACAGCCATGGAAGCCTGTTGCCGAAGAACCCTGGGCTTACCGATGAACTGATCACCATCGCCCTTAAACGAAAATACAGGGACTTCGTATCGCTTCAGCCGCTTAACGACCGAATAGAAATGCTGGCACGGGAAAGCATGATAAAAAGATTGCTGAAAAAATAA
- a CDS encoding LL-diaminopimelate aminotransferase — translation MAYVNENYLKLPGSYLFANIARKVNAFKQEHPDADIIRLGIGDVTLPLVPAVIEAIHRATDEMAKAETFRGYSPEQGYDFLIEKIIRHDYNSRGIELSKDEVFISDGAKSDTANMQEIFGPDNVVAVTDPVYPVYVDSNAMAGRLGDYDSKTGKWTNLVYLPCTAENNFIPALPDKKVDMIYLCYPNNPTGTTLTKEQLKEWVDYARENKAVILFDAAYEAYITQPEIPHSIYEIEGAKEVAIEFRSFSKNAGFTGTRCAYTVVPKSVKGYTKSGEAVELNALWNRRHSTKFNGVAYIVQRGAEAVYSEEGQRQIREVIAYYMENARIIREGLASSGLKVFGGVNSPYIWLKTPEGYDSWQFFDKLLNNAHVVGTPGVGFGPSGEGYFRLTAFGSRENTVKAIERIKSVRF, via the coding sequence TGCCAATATAGCGAGGAAAGTGAATGCATTTAAACAGGAACATCCAGATGCTGACATAATACGCCTTGGTATTGGCGATGTGACGCTTCCGTTGGTGCCGGCGGTAATAGAAGCAATTCACAGAGCCACCGATGAAATGGCAAAAGCTGAAACCTTCAGAGGGTACAGCCCTGAACAGGGTTATGATTTTCTGATAGAGAAAATCATCAGGCATGATTATAATTCAAGAGGAATTGAGTTATCAAAGGACGAGGTGTTCATCAGCGACGGTGCGAAAAGCGATACTGCAAACATGCAGGAAATTTTCGGGCCTGATAATGTTGTCGCTGTAACAGACCCGGTATATCCTGTTTATGTGGACAGCAACGCAATGGCGGGAAGGCTGGGCGATTACGACAGCAAAACGGGAAAATGGACCAATCTTGTATATTTGCCATGTACTGCCGAGAATAATTTTATTCCCGCTCTGCCGGATAAAAAGGTGGACATGATTTATTTATGCTATCCGAATAACCCTACAGGGACCACTCTTACGAAAGAACAGTTAAAAGAATGGGTGGATTATGCAAGGGAAAACAAAGCGGTAATTTTGTTTGACGCCGCATACGAGGCGTACATCACCCAGCCCGAAATACCGCACAGCATTTATGAAATAGAAGGTGCGAAGGAAGTTGCCATTGAGTTCAGAAGTTTTTCGAAAAATGCGGGATTTACGGGTACGAGATGCGCTTATACAGTGGTGCCTAAATCCGTAAAGGGTTATACCAAATCGGGAGAGGCCGTTGAACTTAATGCCCTGTGGAACAGAAGACACTCAACGAAATTCAACGGAGTGGCCTATATTGTTCAGCGGGGCGCAGAGGCGGTTTACAGTGAAGAAGGGCAGAGACAGATTCGTGAAGTAATAGCGTACTACATGGAGAATGCAAGAATAATCCGTGAAGGTCTGGCGTCTTCGGGGCTTAAGGTGTTCGGCGGTGTAAATTCACCGTATATCTGGCTGAAAACACCCGAAGGCTATGATTCGTGGCAATTCTTTGACAAACTTCTGAATAACGCCCATGTGGTAGGAACTCCTGGCGTGGGTTTCGGACCGAGCGGAGAGGGGTATTTCAGGCTCACCGCATTTGGCAGTCGTGAAAACACGGTAAAAGCAATTGAAAGGATAAAAAGTGTCAGGTTCTGA